The Gigantopelta aegis isolate Gae_Host unplaced genomic scaffold, Gae_host_genome ctg7111_pilon_pilon, whole genome shotgun sequence genomic interval caggacccatcaaattaatgtttttgtccaataagaaaaaaaaaaaaaaacaaggttTGGGTTGGGAGAAATACATGATTAAAGTGGACTACAATTGTCATGTAAAACACTACCATTTTGAATGGTGATATAATCATGGCACTGACATCCGCCATCTAAACCCCCAACCAGGGCAATGCCCTGTACCTtgaaatttcagtcacaacattttacttttgttaaaagccatgaatatgctctagtggtgttgttaaacaaaactaacttttaataCCATACCGATTTTCTATATTGTTATTGCAGACACTAAAAGCTGGTGGTTTTCCTGCTGACACCTTATCTGTTATTGCTGGTTTGTCCAATGATTATGGTGATTATGTTGCAACATATGAAGAATACCAGGTGAGTAACTAAGTAAAAATATCAATTTGATTGTTTGTGACAACAATAAATTCATTTCAGGtttattgaatatttatttgttggtttatctaaaaaaaaacccacctttttttaaatttcagattCAGAGGTATGAAGGGGCATCTACTATTTTTGGTCCTCGGACCCTTGATGGATACATCCAGAATTTCAAGATTCTCGCAGAAAATATGACTAAGGTTAGTTAGGAAAATGTAGTTATTCAAAACTAGACGAATTTGAAAGAGAAATGATGATCCTACAACTTATCTCTATTCTGAATTTCAAGCATCCTGCTGGGGATATGCAGTCCTTCTGCCAGGTGCCCCTGTGCCTGGCagaatttaaattttgagtGAAAGTCCTTGtccatctgtgatatttgtatttttgcatggttctttacactgtttttatttcaatcttgaattcttatattgatgttgatcatcactttatttgtttgcattaccatagtttgacacccaatagccgatgtatttttcgtgctggggtgtcattaaacattcattcattcattcattctgccaGGTGCAGTAGGATGTAGGTCAGTAGTTCAGCTCTGGTTGGGGGCTTTCTGTCCCCTTTTCcccaagactggtacatcaaaggatgtggtatgtactgtccttttctatagacattacctgtcctcaaacaagggcacctcccccccatgcaagtggtctggtccgaacatcctaacagccaatgggatggcctaaattcttctactgcatactgctctccagttccggtcacatgactgtaacttccttctttttctcttcgctaaagaGTCTGGACGTacttttgcttggctctgtttggagtcaactttttaataagacctttggttttgtattcgtgtttgggtgaaatgtttttcaccttcattttcattagctttcgttagctttcgtatggtttttttcgcgtatttcgcttgactttccaagcgtttaattacatgaaatgttgtttctATTGCCAGTTGTCGtgttgactggctttgtgtttgggtgaaatgtttttcaccttaattttcgttagctttcgtatgtctttcgcgtatttcgcttgacttgccaagtgttaattacatgaaatgttgttatatcgccggttgtcgtgtcggacgtctttatttaccggctttgtgtttgtgttatggttggtttttctttcttttcacagattgaaaaattactattatcatatctgaTAATGTTCAGCGACTAGTTCGAGCTTGTTTACGCTGCAAGAAGTTTACTGCCCACACGACTTTTGTCCAGGTTGTCGTGTTCCGTGTGGCCTCACTTCAAGATGCGACCATTTGTTCGGGCTTGTctgatgtcgagttcgcggcatacctgaaggtggtgtcagcgaggaccaagaaggtggaatcttcgccttcgattgctgactccgTGGTGGAAGTGTTACGTTCAATTCTACCGACCATGCTGAAAGAAacaatggcgtcaatggcgACCTTACCCAAACCGGCGGGTTCGGGGTCAGGTCCTgttccagtcccctcttcagggggtgcggcttcttcagctccaccgatacctaagacttcggatgacaggcctgcggtctctacgcagccctctaagaagccgacaggcctgcggtctctacgcagccctctaagaagccggctcattcagatagacgctccacggattacaaggctcaccgatcttcggcggggaagtcctcttcggcgcatcggagccgggaccgtagccgCTCCACACGACCTGTAcggctccctacgggttccacAGATCGTCAGCGCCAACCTTCAGTTGATGTGGCTTCCAAGGCCTCCGAGGGATCTAGACGGGACCATCCACGGTCCGGTTTAATCGGCGGCTTCCATTACGGTACATCGATTGGCCTGTGCTCGAGTTCTACGAGACTTTGGTGATGAAGCGCCTGcggcatctgtcattgaagagcccgactctacagaccatatgactatgagggattgcttggcggccgTCTACGgcatgttgccgtccttgccacatccaacgACGATGTGGTCATCCATTCCTTGGTATCCACATGGGACCGCCCACGGTCCGGTTCTCCGGTATCTCCATCGGGCCATGACCAGAGCGACTGGCCTGTTCACGGGTGCTACGTGACTTTTCTGATGATGTATCGGTTCTTGCGgtgctggaagatctggatgcgGCGGACCACCTGTCACTGAGGGACTGTCTGGCTGTCATATCTGATATGCTACCGCCGCTGGCCCATCCACCGGTTTCAGCCATGAAGGGTCCGGTTTCGATGATCGCCACAGAGGTTCCACCGGCAGATGTCGGCATTTGATCGTTGGCTGCCACAGGCCCCCGTCGGTTTACACGGCTACCAGTAACCGGCCCGTGCGGATTGTTGTTCCAGCAAGCAGACGGAGCCCTGTAACGAACTGGAAGATTGCGTCATCGGCTCACCGTTCGGTACCGTCGTCCcgtgatcgatcgaagtggtGCAGCGTCCAGGGTTCCACCGGCTCCTGCCGGTCCGTGTACATCGTACCGTCCACACCAGTCGGCAGCTGATTCAGTGTTCAGGGTttaca includes:
- the LOC121366780 gene encoding neutral ceramidase 3-like; the protein is MSGRRTRDAVKETLKAGGFPADTLSVIAGLSNDYGDYVATYEEYQIQRYEGASTIFGPRTLDGYIQNFKILAENMTKVS